The region AACACCTGCATACTGCCTAAGACCGTGAGTATCCCCACTAAAACAATAACCGGCAGCATCAAGGGGACTGTAATCTTGCGAAAAGACTGCCAGGCATTTGCTCCGTCAACGCGCGCCGCTTCATAAAGTTCGCGCGGAATAGTTTGCAACCCCGCCAAGAATATAAGAAACCCCCAACCAAACCCCTTCCAGCAATGCACTATTGCTACGGTAGTAAGCACAGTCTTAGGATCAGACAACCAGTTGTGCGCTAAATTAGATAAACCAACCTGAATAAGCATGCGGTTAATAATATTTGCTCCGTCAATATCATTGATAATAAAACGCCCCACCATGCCCACTACTATTTCCGATAATATGGGAGGAATGAAAAATATCAAGCGATACCAATTTTTCATCCGGATTTCACGGTCACACGCCCAGGCCAGCATAAATGCCAATATGTTCTGAAAGGTAAGCGCGATCAAAGTAATATACCCGGCATTGCCCATCGCCTGCCACCAACTCGCATCCTGAAAGAATATTTCTTTAAAATTAGCCAGGCCCACAAAAACACGTGTGAGCGATATCCCATCCCATTCATAAAGCCCGAGTTGAAAAACCCAGATAAACGGAATTATATAAAATACAGAAAAAATCGCCACCGCCGGCAGCACAAAGGCATAATTTTCTAAAGTAGATTTTATCCGCATCAGCGTTTCTTTTTCAGTTCGCGTTGCTTAATCTTCTGCACTTGGCTTGCCACCTGTTCGGGGGTTTTTTCTCCCAGAACAATCGACTGCAATCCCCTGTCCAGATTCTCCAGCACCAAAGGAAATTCCGAAACATCCCAAACATTAGGATGCGTGGTTAATTCTATATTATTGGCAAACTGCGCTAAATTCGCAGAGATCTTGCCCATCGCCTCTTTATTCGCCGGAAGATTTAAAGTCATTTCTGCCAAATATGCCTGCTGATCAACATAAGTCAACCACTTTAAGAATTTTACCGCCTCTTCTTTATTTTTTGATTTAGCATTGACCATAAATGAGGAGCCCGCGCCTCCCCAGATGCTCATGGGAAATTTGTCTGAAAACTTGGGCGGAAGCATTGCGGCGTAATCTAAAGACGGATTCATTGATTTATATACATTCACGCACCACGAACCGTTAAAAGCAAAAACAGCCCTTTGATTAGAAAACAGCTGTTCCGCGGTTTTGTTCTCCATGGTCAAGATCCCGTCGGAAACAATGCCGGAATCCTTCATCTGTTTAAACAAAGTAAACACCTTTATCCAGTCAGGATCCGTGTAAGCAACCTCTCCCCGGATGGTAGCTAAGACTTTATCTTTACCCATGATATTAAAAGCATAATTATTAGCAAAACAATCTATCATCCAGGCATCGCCCCATCCGGAAACCAGGCCCTGTAATTTGGCTTCTTTGATCCTCTTGCCCATTTCAAGCCATTGCGTAAAGGTTTGAGGCGCCAGCTGCGGGTTAAACCCCAATTGCTTTAATAAAGTTTTATTATAGACCATCTGGATAGTCATAATATCCAGCGGCACGCCGTAAATCCCCGGCCTGACATCATAAATATTTCCTTCGATAAATTCATTTACTGCCAAGGCCTTGGCAAAAAATTTATTTCTCCACGCGCCAAAGCCATCATCCATATAAGCAGTTAGGTCTAAAATATGGCCGGCCTTGATAAAAGAAGCAAAATCCCTCTTCTGGCCCAAAACGCCAAAAATATCCGGCAGAGTCGCGCCCTGAGCGGCGCCGCGCACTTTCTGCGAATAGGCGTCCGATGGGGCATAAAGCTCAAAGTTAACTTTGATACCGGTTTTTTCCTGATAACGTTTAGCTAATTCCTGAAAGGCGGGGTCACGGTCAGTCATCCAATGCCAGACTGTGATAGTGTTGGTTTTATTTTGCGCAGGGCTGGTGCATCCGGCAAATAATAACAATGCCACTAGCAAAATAAATCTCATCCTAAAAAATAACTGCCTCATCTGTCCGTCATTCCTTTGGTTTAAGGTATTAGGATTTCGGAAACGAATACGGCTAAATAATGGTTTTTCGCAAGGTTTGTTACCCTACGGGGGGAATATATATATTTAACATATTATTATCAGCTTTTCAAGAAAAATCTATATATAATTATATCTTAAATGCCCTTTAAGTTACGGCCTTAAAAGCCGCGCCAAATTCATAAAATCCGCCTTCTCAAGATTTATGCCAGAGTGAAAATCATTGTTAATCATCTTTGACCAAGAAACCATGCCGCGGGCATATACCGGCTCTTGGCGCGCTGAGGCATGGATCCATAGCTCCAAAGCGCTGTTAATTGGGATAAGGGTATTGCTTAAAATCCTTAAGCCTTTAGCGCTTATATCTTGGGTCTTGGCTTCGCCCTCTTGATTAAAATCCGGGCTTAAGAATTTAACTGTAAAATCCGCCGGGAAACGCGCGAAGACCCTCTGATCCTGGGGAATTTTATCATGCGAGAACTGGTCATCAGCGTTATTAGAAACGTTGTCCTTCCACCATTTCCTATCCACTTGCTGCGGAAAATCCGCTCTTAAGAATTGGTAGATTTTTTCTTTATCTTGGTCGCTTATCTTAGTAAAATATACGCCATAGGTATTCTCACCGTCAATAAGCCTATGCCAAATGATCCAGGCATCAACATTTAGGATAATATCATCGGAAAGGCTAAGCTGCATTTTAAAAAGGCGCTGATAGGGAAGACGGGCGTCTAAAACAACCTGCATGCCCTTAAGATTCAAGTCTTTAAGCACCCCCTCATAAACACTGGGCGCGGTATTATCCAGCTTGATTTTAATATTACGCTTAATCTGCCATCGGGTTAACTGCCGGCCTTCTTGCATTTTATTTTTCCTCTTAATAAAGGACTCTAAACATATGTGTCTTAAACAAGTTAAATCTTTCGCGCCTATTTAAAGTATATGGTAAAAATAATCAAATTGCAACCGTTTTCTTTTCCCCATTAGTGGTAGACGCTTTAGCTAAAGTATTGCAATGCAATAACTTATGAAACAATTCCGGGTATGCATAAAAATATTTTTCCCTCATATTTAATTCATCGCACCCGGATTTTAATTGTAACATCATACACCGCAGGTATTTAGATAAAGCGTCTACCTTTTACAACCAAATCGCTGCCCTGCGCGGATAATTTCTATCTGCGTTGATTAACCAAAAATAATATTTATCAAAATCCATGTCGTGTTTATCTCTCGCAAAACGCACAAACCCGCCGCGGTTTAAGCCTCGCCTGGATATCAATTTCTGCCCGTCCCCGGGAGCGCCGTCGCGGTTGGAAAAAGCGTCTTTTTGGAAAACATCCTCATTGCGTGTACCTGTTCTCAACAAAATAAGATTCCTGTAGAATAATTCCTGCAGCAGGCTGACCGGATGGGAAAAATACTTTCTTTGCGTAGTATCCGGGAATCCTTTCATAAAATATTCAGTAAGATATTTTATGGCGCTGCGCACTAAATCTTTACTCTGACTACTTAGGTCAACCCGCCAAAAACAAACATCTAAAGATACGGTTTCTTCTTTTTCATTTTTCTTCTCAATAAATTCAATCCTGACTAAAAGTTCATTTTTAAGCCACGCCTCAAATATATTATTATGGAATTCTTTAATTTCTACTTTCGTTCCAGAAAATTCTATAACTTCAACGCGCTTAGGTAAAGTCATGCTATCTGAATCTGTGTCGGGAGGCATAGCTCTATTCTTAGAGAAAATTGCCATCAGGCCAAGCGCTACTATAATTGTTAATAATACGGGTAAAAGGTAAGGTGGGAATGAAACAAATTGAGTATGCTGCACCGGCGCTCCGGTAGGCTGGGCTTGCGCCAGATACGCTCCAGCGGCAAAAAGGTCTTTCGCGCCTAAGGCAATAAACGCTGCGGTAAAAGGAATAAGCATATTACGGATAACCGGGCTACTGTTTGTCCCAAGCGCGCCGCCGATTTTTTTGTCCTGCGCCGGACTGCCGGATACCTCCTTAGAATTAAGTATCGTATCCCCGAAATCGAATTTCTTGCCTGTTTTATTCGCCTCAACAACGCTGGTAAAATATGGCCTAAATTGTTCGCACGAAGAAAAACGATAGCCTATCCTGTCTAAACTGATTATATGAGCAATCCCGGATGAACCCAGCATACGCAACATCGCGTTGGACATACCCATAAACAATGACTGATTTGCTTTCTGATAAATGTAATATTGATTTTTTGGCCGCGCGTGAAAATAAAAATCCGCGATATGATTAACTGACGGAAAAAGAAGAAATCTTTTTATATCTTCAAATATAATTTTGAGGCGCTTATCTGTATTCCCAATACTATCCTCAAAGGACCCGGCAATACCTCTTACTTTAGCATCTTTATCTTCGGCATAAACGCATCCTTCAAAAAGAGAGTGGTCAAATGTCGGAGGGATATAAATACAATTACCGTCTTTGCCAGTAAGCATAATCCTATTAAGCTCTATAATTCTTTTTTTAAAGTCTAAAAAGTTAGTTAAGGCGCCGTTGTGTATTTCTTTTAATAACTGCACGAATTCTTCGCGCACCTGTTTTTGATTATGGAAATAATTTTTTTCGTTTTCTGATGCCGGGCCTGCGGCTTGCGCCTTACGATCGCACACTGCTTCATTCCAGGGAGCCTCTAAGGCGTTCTCCCAATCAAACTGCTTAATATTATGTTTTCCTTGAAATAACTTCTGAAGGTAACGGAAGGCTTTTATCGCTAGGACAAATAGAAAAGGCACGGTCATCACCGGATACAGCGAGGCGCGCCCTAAATGCGAATCCGGCGGGCCGGTAGACTGAGCTTGCGTCAGGTATGCGCCTGCGACAACCACCGCGCCAAGGCAAACTACACCAAGCATTGTGCAAACTTCTCCGAGGCCTTTTTTAGCGCCGCCGGGAGCGCCAACAAATTTGATATTCTGTTTTCCTTTTTCTGCCGCCTCATCCAATGCCCTCTTGGCAAAAAGCAAGGCGCTTTTATCAGTAGTGCCTTCTTTAAGCGCTTGCCGCAATAAATATAAAAGCCACGGCCAATCTTTAATCTTTACGACAAGCCCTATAATGCCAGATAAGGTTTTACCGTGTAGATCGCTGTGATAAATAATCATTTTCTTAACATATTCTTTACGGTCTAATTTGCCAAAAATCCTCTCCCATTCTTCAATCCTAAAATCATCACCGCGGTTGTCTACAGTAACAGGTACAGGTTTTAAGCGTTTGGCAACCTTGAATTCATCCGTCTTCTGAATGGCGATTTGTTTAACCTCAACAACTGCCTCATCTTGTTTTGCTTGAATCTTCAACCCAGACGGCGCGCCCACTGGCTCTTGCTGCGCTTTTTTTTCTTTTAATATAGCGTTAAACTCTTTTCTTAATATTATAAATTCGCCTCCGGTATTTTCTTTGCAGAGCTCAACGAGTAGGTCTCTTACTTTTTCTCTCCCCTGACTTAATTCTTTTCTTGAAGAGAAATTACCCGCCTTAAACTTAAGTAAGGCTTCTTTTATCCGGGCGGACAGGCTTTCTATTTCAGGTGAAGTTTTACGCACCCCTGTCTCCGGTAAGGTTGCGATTATGCCTTTTTTACGCAGTTCCTCCACAGGGTCAATACCGGCCTTACGCAAGCGCGCTAATATATTGGAAAAAGTAGAGGGGTGTTTTTTCATGTTCATTTTATCCCGAATTTCCATAAGCGGGAATTTCTTACTTCCTTTATCTTTTGCTACTTCTTCGGCGGCTTTAATAAACTTAGCCAAAGAAACTTTACTCCCCCTTTCTGCGCTGCTTACGCCTTCTAAAATAACCCCCTTTTCTTTCTTCCATCGCCACAAGGTGCAATACTTAAAGCCTGCTAACTTAGCTAATTGCGTAAGCAATATTTTTTCACCGGGATGATTTTTCAGGAAATCTGCCGTAATTTGTTCTAATCGAGCTTTTCTATCTTCCCTGCCTTCTGCCCCGCTTCCATCGGCAAATAGATAACGAAATTTTCCGCCATAAAAAGGATGCCCGATTAGATTTTTATCTTGCGCCCCCAGATAATTCGGCCCCAGCCTGCCGCCAATTCCTAAATCAGGGCCTGATTGAGAATAATGAGCTTTATCCCCGTTACATCCCTTCTCAATAGGATGGATAACCGCCTTGTAACACATCCTAAGCGGTAAATTTAATTCTAAATACCAAGATAGCGCCATAGAGTGGCCTTTGGACCTTCTCGGAAAGTATTTACCATAATAAAAAAATCCACTATTTGTTTTTAGCGATGGCATAAATCTAAAGGTATTAATTCTGGGAGACATGCCCCATAGGGCATTAACAAAAGAATCCATAAGCTTACTGCCAATGCCATTTCTCTGGAAAGCTGGTAAAATAGCCAATTCTTGTAAATTGGCTATAGTTTCTTTATAAATAGAAAAACGGATAAACCCTACAATATCACCTTTTTCAACCGCCAAATAAACATAGTTATCTAATAAGCGCTTTTTATACTCTTCTACTAAATGCTGCGCAGGATTAACTATTTTGGGTTTAGTCGCGGGATTAGAAAAAACTAATTTTTCTATACAGAGCATCGCTCTTGCGGTTTTATCTAAGCGTTCAGGGCCGAGCTTAACGATATCCGCCGCGTTATAAATCCCGTCATCTAAATTAGCCCTTAATATACCGGCTTTTCTGACGACAGATGATTTATTAAGCAGATACTCGCCATAAGACAATATTGCAATGAATATAAATACGATAAGAAATGGCAATTTGCTTAGCCATGTATCAAGATGGTTAGCCGCCAAAAGCGCCGCAAGGCCGATGAACACAGGAGATTGTAAAACAACGCCTTCGCCGGAAGAAGGTGTTTGTTTACTCCCGGGCGCACCGCTGGGAAAATACTGGCGCCGCAACCCTCCTACTTGTTCTTGCGCTAATGTTTTCATTTGGGAATTACTTAAATTTGAAAAAGCGCCTTGCCCGAGAAAACCCGCCTTACTATACTCATTAAGGAATCTGTATGTTATATATAATTTCCTTTCCGGGCTTGAGAATAACCAATAGAAAAATGTTAATAACGTACCCGGCCTGCCCTGATTAATCCTTTCAACAATCCCCTCGCAATACTCATCAGCAAATTTTAATATTCTCTGCGAGTCACTAATAAAACCCAAGAATAGAGGATCCTTTCTTAATCTGAAAATAATGCTCCCCCATTTTTCCTGAAGCGCGTTGCCGAAAACTAACGGGCTATGATCAACAAGATACATATCGGCAAAACTGACATCGCCGCGGTAATCAAAAGCTAATGTCGTACCCGGATAATAACGCTTCTTCGTTTCGCTAAGTTCGCATTGCTCAAAAACAGAATCAGGATACACATCTAAAGCTCTGCCAATCCTGCTTAACTGGCTTATCCTCAGCGCCCTTCTTATTACTTGTTCATTTTTTTCAACAAAACTGTGTTGCATTTGAAAACTAACTCCCAAACCAC is a window of Candidatus Omnitrophota bacterium DNA encoding:
- a CDS encoding sugar ABC transporter permease encodes the protein MRIKSTLENYAFVLPAVAIFSVFYIIPFIWVFQLGLYEWDGISLTRVFVGLANFKEIFFQDASWWQAMGNAGYITLIALTFQNILAFMLAWACDREIRMKNWYRLIFFIPPILSEIVVGMVGRFIINDIDGANIINRMLIQVGLSNLAHNWLSDPKTVLTTVAIVHCWKGFGWGFLIFLAGLQTIPRELYEAARVDGANAWQSFRKITVPLMLPVIVLVGILTVLGSMQVFALIIGLVAGEFAGHTSVPVLRILASMRGSSRFGYACAQGVTFGLVLVAISFIQYRFSVKVKTRE
- a CDS encoding extracellular solute-binding protein, which encodes MRQLFFRMRFILLVALLLFAGCTSPAQNKTNTITVWHWMTDRDPAFQELAKRYQEKTGIKVNFELYAPSDAYSQKVRGAAQGATLPDIFGVLGQKRDFASFIKAGHILDLTAYMDDGFGAWRNKFFAKALAVNEFIEGNIYDVRPGIYGVPLDIMTIQMVYNKTLLKQLGFNPQLAPQTFTQWLEMGKRIKEAKLQGLVSGWGDAWMIDCFANNYAFNIMGKDKVLATIRGEVAYTDPDWIKVFTLFKQMKDSGIVSDGILTMENKTAEQLFSNQRAVFAFNGSWCVNVYKSMNPSLDYAAMLPPKFSDKFPMSIWGGAGSSFMVNAKSKNKEEAVKFLKWLTYVDQQAYLAEMTLNLPANKEAMGKISANLAQFANNIELTTHPNVWDVSEFPLVLENLDRGLQSIVLGEKTPEQVASQVQKIKQRELKKKR
- a CDS encoding PilZ domain-containing protein, coding for MQEGRQLTRWQIKRNIKIKLDNTAPSVYEGVLKDLNLKGMQVVLDARLPYQRLFKMQLSLSDDIILNVDAWIIWHRLIDGENTYGVYFTKISDQDKEKIYQFLRADFPQQVDRKWWKDNVSNNADDQFSHDKIPQDQRVFARFPADFTVKFLSPDFNQEGEAKTQDISAKGLRILSNTLIPINSALELWIHASARQEPVYARGMVSWSKMINNDFHSGINLEKADFMNLARLLRP